The following proteins are encoded in a genomic region of Chryseobacterium cucumeris:
- the uxaC gene encoding glucuronate isomerase translates to MSNSIKNKNVFGELFLLESAKAENLYFGYAKDMPVIDYHNHLEPDVISANQNFRSPNAIWLDGDHYKWRAMRNFGIDEQYISGNASDYEKFMKWAEVVPYTLRNPLFHWTHLELKNPFGISEYLSPKNADTVYHQMNESLQTPGFLPQSIIENFKVEALCTTDDPADDLVHHKALKNSGFKTAVLPAFRPDAYINIINPEQYISGIKKLEKVCGFSITSASDLLNALQGRINYFVEAGAKVADHGFEYFPDTTKWNQNLEKEFSEFLKGNISTFSDPDALCGYMLKELCKMYAEKGWVQQFHVGATRNNNSEMFKKMGANAGYDAIGEPYYAQRLSVLLDALNSEGKLAKTIIYNLNPACNEVLAALAGNFNEGGIKSKVQFGAAWWFLDQLDGMTKQMNTLSNIGLISTFVGMLTDSRSLLSFSRHDYFRRLLCNLFGSEMERGLLPDDEKWVGKIIQDICYHNTKNYFEI, encoded by the coding sequence ATGAGTAATTCCATTAAAAATAAAAACGTTTTCGGAGAATTGTTTCTGCTTGAATCAGCAAAGGCAGAGAATCTGTATTTCGGATATGCCAAAGACATGCCGGTGATCGATTATCACAATCACCTGGAACCGGATGTTATTTCTGCTAATCAGAATTTCCGTTCTCCAAACGCTATCTGGCTGGATGGTGATCATTACAAATGGAGAGCCATGAGAAATTTTGGCATTGATGAACAGTATATTTCCGGAAATGCTTCAGATTATGAAAAATTCATGAAATGGGCCGAAGTGGTGCCTTATACTCTTCGCAATCCCTTGTTTCACTGGACTCATCTGGAACTCAAAAATCCTTTTGGAATCAGCGAGTATTTATCACCCAAAAATGCAGATACGGTGTATCATCAGATGAATGAAAGTCTGCAGACACCTGGTTTTTTACCACAATCCATTATTGAAAATTTTAAAGTAGAAGCCTTATGTACTACAGATGATCCTGCTGATGATCTGGTTCATCATAAAGCATTAAAAAACAGTGGATTTAAAACAGCTGTTCTTCCGGCTTTCCGCCCTGATGCCTATATCAATATAATCAATCCCGAACAGTATATTTCAGGAATTAAAAAGCTTGAAAAAGTCTGTGGGTTTTCAATCACATCAGCTTCTGATCTGTTGAATGCACTTCAGGGCAGAATCAATTATTTTGTGGAAGCAGGGGCAAAAGTTGCTGATCACGGCTTTGAATATTTTCCGGATACCACAAAGTGGAATCAAAACCTTGAAAAAGAGTTTTCCGAATTCCTGAAAGGGAATATTTCGACATTTTCCGATCCCGATGCATTATGCGGCTATATGCTGAAAGAGCTTTGCAAAATGTACGCAGAAAAAGGCTGGGTACAGCAGTTTCATGTAGGGGCAACCCGAAACAACAATTCAGAAATGTTCAAAAAAATGGGTGCCAATGCAGGATACGATGCCATTGGAGAACCCTATTATGCACAGCGGTTGAGCGTTTTGCTGGATGCATTGAATTCAGAAGGAAAACTGGCCAAAACCATCATATACAATCTGAATCCGGCATGTAATGAAGTTCTGGCAGCACTTGCCGGAAATTTCAATGAAGGAGGCATTAAATCCAAAGTACAGTTTGGAGCAGCCTGGTGGTTTCTCGATCAGCTCGACGGGATGACGAAACAGATGAATACACTTTCCAATATCGGTCTGATCAGCACTTTTGTCGGCATGCTGACCGATTCCCGAAGCCTGCTGTCATTCTCAAGACATGATTATTTCAGAAGGCTTTTGTGCAATCTGTTCGGAAGTGAAATGGAAAGAGGTCTTCTTCCCGATGATGAAAAATGGGTAGGAAAGATCATTCAGGATATCTGTTATCATAATACAAAAAACTATTTTGAAATCTAA
- a CDS encoding glycoside hydrolase family 43 protein, giving the protein MKQNIMNLAFFRNKTNILAAAALLSVTSISAQTFSDFNYRGNDKIYNDNPLKPDEFYSPILQGCYPDPSITKKGDDYYLVNSSFSMFPGVPIFTSKDLVNWKQVGHVLDRPSQLKVENSGVSHGIYAPDIKYNKHNDTFYMITTQFAGGIGNMVVKTKDPSKGWSEVQKLNFDGIDPSVFFDDDGKAYIVHNDAPPKGTEQYNGHRVIKIWDYDLEKDQVVAGSDKIIVNGGVDLSQKPIWIEGPHIYKKNGKYYLMCAEGGTGGNHSEVIFMADSPKGPFVPAKNNPILTQRYFPRDRKEKVDWAGHADLVEGPNGQWYGVFLAIRPNVSNRVNKGRETFILPVDWSGTYPVFQNGLVPMKPKLKMPQGVQNQTGQTGFFPNGNFTYNDKLTDKNLDFRWIAMRGPRENFITATKNGVKVNPFATNIKALAPVSALFHRLQHEDFETSVTLDFKPKSGKELAGITCYQSETFNYVFGITKKDKDFYIVLERTEKGQSKLIASEKISLSKPVKLQVVADKDEHSFNYSLDGTNYKNLGGPVSGDILSTDIAGGFTGSLIGLYSTSSNDIVPN; this is encoded by the coding sequence ATGAAACAGAATATAATGAATTTAGCTTTCTTCAGAAATAAAACGAATATCCTTGCAGCAGCTGCTTTGCTATCGGTGACTTCGATTTCTGCCCAGACATTCTCAGACTTTAATTACCGTGGAAACGATAAAATATATAATGACAACCCTCTTAAACCGGACGAATTTTATTCTCCGATTTTACAGGGCTGTTATCCCGATCCAAGCATTACAAAAAAAGGCGACGATTATTATCTGGTAAACTCTTCTTTCTCAATGTTTCCGGGCGTTCCGATTTTTACGTCTAAAGATCTGGTAAACTGGAAGCAGGTAGGGCACGTTTTAGACAGACCTTCCCAGCTTAAAGTTGAAAATTCGGGCGTTTCGCATGGAATTTATGCACCGGATATCAAATACAATAAGCACAACGATACTTTTTATATGATTACTACCCAGTTTGCAGGTGGTATCGGAAATATGGTCGTAAAAACCAAAGATCCGTCAAAAGGATGGAGCGAAGTCCAAAAGCTAAACTTTGACGGTATTGATCCCTCTGTTTTCTTTGATGATGATGGAAAAGCATATATCGTTCACAATGATGCTCCGCCGAAAGGTACTGAGCAGTACAACGGCCACCGTGTTATTAAGATTTGGGACTATGATCTCGAAAAAGACCAGGTAGTTGCGGGCTCGGATAAGATTATTGTAAACGGAGGCGTGGATCTTTCCCAAAAACCGATCTGGATTGAAGGTCCCCATATTTACAAAAAGAACGGTAAATACTACCTGATGTGTGCAGAAGGCGGAACCGGAGGCAACCATAGCGAAGTGATTTTTATGGCAGATTCTCCGAAAGGACCGTTTGTTCCCGCTAAAAATAATCCAATTCTTACGCAAAGATATTTTCCGAGAGACAGAAAGGAAAAAGTGGATTGGGCAGGTCATGCAGATTTAGTGGAAGGTCCGAACGGACAATGGTATGGCGTATTTTTAGCAATTCGTCCGAATGTCAGCAACCGTGTTAACAAAGGCCGTGAAACGTTCATTCTTCCTGTAGACTGGAGCGGAACGTATCCTGTTTTCCAAAATGGCCTGGTTCCGATGAAACCAAAATTGAAAATGCCACAAGGTGTTCAGAATCAAACCGGACAAACCGGATTTTTCCCGAACGGCAACTTTACATACAACGATAAACTAACCGATAAAAACCTCGATTTCCGTTGGATTGCCATGCGTGGTCCTCGTGAAAACTTCATTACTGCAACAAAAAATGGTGTAAAAGTAAACCCTTTTGCAACCAATATCAAAGCATTGGCCCCGGTTTCGGCATTATTCCACAGATTACAACACGAAGATTTTGAAACCTCTGTAACCTTGGATTTTAAGCCTAAATCAGGAAAAGAGCTGGCAGGAATTACCTGTTATCAAAGTGAAACATTCAATTATGTTTTCGGAATCACAAAAAAAGATAAAGATTTCTACATCGTATTGGAAAGAACAGAAAAAGGGCAATCAAAGCTGATCGCCAGCGAGAAGATTTCATTATCCAAACCGGTTAAACTGCAGGTTGTTGCCGATAAAGATGAACATAGCTTTAATTATTCACTGGATGGCACGAATTATAAAAATTTGGGAGGACCGGTTTCAGGAGATATTCTTTCTACTGATATAGCGGGAGGCTTTACAGGAAGCCTTATCGGGCTTTACAGTACATCTTCCAATGATATTGTACCGAATTAA
- a CDS encoding glycoside hydrolase 43 family protein, which produces MKIKKSYIVSLLGFIGLNLLSAQVNPSGKQSTAFTNPIIWADAPDLSITRNGNDFYLISTTMHLMPGAPVMHSRDLVHWEMSGYVFDTLNDNSKYDLLNGTVYGRGQWASSIRYHKGKYYVLFSPNDEPFKSYFYVTDHPEKGKWKLITRTRHFHDASLFFDDDRIYVFTSNKVFELSPDFKEVIGNPDGTEVFQKDASETGLLEGNQIIKRNGKYYMMMISWPKNGKRRQVVYRADKVTGPYEKKVILEDNFLGFSYAGQGALIDDKNGNWYSLIFQDRNGVGRVPLLLPVQWENDWPVLGDNGKVTLKGEVPLPPFKPKNHLVESDEFSDKTMKIQWQWNHNPVNEAWSLSDRKGFLTLKTSRVVDNLYAAPNTLTQRMEGPTSSAVVAIDLKGMKDGDIAGFSAFNGDSGILSVVKEAGEKFIVFSTNEVSLDNKTKAITGVKKEEKKRIPLNSDKVFLRIDADFNLGKDLADFYYSTDQKNWTEMAKDYKMIFDYRRFFMGSKFAVFNYATKNTGGFVDVDFFRINETGK; this is translated from the coding sequence TTGAAAATCAAAAAATCTTATATAGTTTCTTTATTGGGATTTATCGGGCTGAATCTTCTTTCAGCCCAGGTAAATCCTTCCGGAAAACAGAGTACCGCATTTACCAATCCCATCATCTGGGCAGATGCACCGGATTTATCCATTACCAGAAACGGAAATGATTTTTACCTGATCAGTACCACCATGCATCTGATGCCGGGAGCTCCGGTAATGCATTCCAGGGATTTGGTACATTGGGAAATGTCTGGTTATGTTTTCGATACTTTGAATGACAACTCGAAATATGATTTATTGAACGGAACCGTTTACGGCAGGGGTCAATGGGCTTCTTCAATCCGTTATCATAAAGGAAAATATTACGTTTTATTCTCTCCGAATGATGAACCTTTCAAATCTTATTTCTATGTAACTGATCATCCTGAAAAGGGAAAATGGAAACTCATCACCAGAACACGGCATTTTCATGATGCGTCTTTATTTTTTGATGATGACAGGATATACGTTTTTACTTCCAACAAAGTTTTTGAACTGAGTCCCGATTTCAAAGAGGTTATCGGAAATCCGGATGGAACTGAGGTATTTCAGAAAGATGCTTCGGAAACCGGACTTCTTGAAGGAAACCAGATCATCAAAAGAAACGGGAAATATTATATGATGATGATATCCTGGCCCAAAAACGGAAAACGCCGCCAGGTCGTCTACAGAGCAGATAAAGTGACAGGACCTTACGAGAAAAAAGTAATTCTGGAAGATAATTTTTTAGGATTTTCCTATGCAGGTCAGGGTGCTTTGATAGATGATAAAAACGGAAACTGGTATTCCCTTATTTTCCAGGACAGAAACGGAGTGGGACGCGTTCCGCTGCTTCTGCCTGTACAATGGGAAAATGACTGGCCGGTATTGGGGGATAACGGAAAAGTTACTTTGAAAGGAGAAGTTCCGCTTCCGCCGTTCAAACCCAAAAATCATCTGGTGGAAAGCGATGAATTCTCTGATAAAACAATGAAAATCCAGTGGCAATGGAATCATAATCCGGTGAATGAAGCGTGGTCTTTATCTGATAGAAAAGGCTTTCTGACACTGAAAACCAGCAGAGTAGTAGACAATCTGTACGCAGCTCCCAACACTTTGACCCAGAGAATGGAAGGTCCGACTTCTTCAGCGGTTGTCGCCATTGACCTTAAAGGAATGAAAGATGGAGATATAGCTGGTTTCAGTGCCTTCAACGGGGATTCCGGGATCTTGTCAGTAGTGAAGGAAGCTGGAGAAAAATTCATTGTTTTTTCAACCAACGAAGTGAGCCTGGACAATAAAACAAAAGCCATTACTGGAGTTAAAAAAGAAGAAAAAAAACGGATTCCTCTCAATTCAGATAAGGTTTTTCTCCGTATTGATGCTGATTTTAACCTCGGGAAAGATCTTGCAGACTTTTATTACAGTACTGATCAGAAGAACTGGACGGAAATGGCAAAAGATTACAAAATGATCTTTGATTACCGTAGATTTTTTATGGGATCAAAATTCGCAGTTTTCAATTATGCCACTAAAAATACCGGAGGCTTCGTAGATGTTGATTTTTTTAGGATCAATGAAACTGGAAAATAA
- a CDS encoding SDR family oxidoreductase: protein MKDLFSIENKVAVITGASGVLGGSLAKSFIEAGAKVVALGRNQETLDARVKELTDLGGDTLAVEANVMDIESLEAASVKIKEKYGRIDILLNIAGGNIPAATLSPEQSFFDMDMKGWAEVTDLNINGTVYPSYVFGKVMAEQGSGNIINISSMAAYSAITRVAGYSAAKSAITNFTQWLASDLALKFGDKIRVNAVAPGFFIGDQNRAILLNPDGSLTERSKKVMAKTPMQRFGEVEELSGVVQFLCSGAASFITGALIPVDGGFSAFSGV from the coding sequence ATGAAAGACCTGTTTAGTATTGAAAACAAAGTAGCAGTCATCACAGGGGCTTCGGGCGTTTTGGGAGGCAGCCTTGCCAAAAGTTTTATAGAGGCCGGAGCAAAAGTTGTTGCACTGGGAAGAAACCAGGAAACATTGGATGCCCGGGTAAAAGAACTGACAGATTTGGGTGGGGATACACTTGCTGTAGAAGCCAATGTGATGGATATTGAAAGCCTTGAAGCCGCTTCAGTGAAAATAAAGGAAAAGTATGGACGTATTGATATTCTGCTCAATATAGCGGGTGGAAATATTCCGGCAGCCACCTTATCTCCCGAACAGTCATTTTTTGATATGGATATGAAAGGATGGGCAGAGGTTACCGATCTGAATATCAACGGAACCGTTTACCCCAGCTATGTTTTCGGAAAAGTAATGGCTGAGCAGGGGAGCGGAAACATTATTAATATTTCTTCCATGGCTGCGTATTCAGCAATTACAAGAGTGGCCGGATATTCTGCCGCCAAATCAGCAATTACCAATTTTACGCAATGGCTGGCTTCTGACCTGGCATTGAAATTTGGAGATAAAATACGCGTTAATGCCGTGGCTCCCGGATTTTTCATTGGAGATCAGAACCGCGCAATCCTTCTGAATCCGGATGGAAGCTTAACGGAAAGAAGTAAAAAAGTAATGGCGAAAACACCCATGCAGAGATTTGGAGAAGTAGAAGAACTGAGCGGGGTTGTACAGTTTCTGTGTTCCGGTGCAGCAAGTTTTATCACAGGAGCACTGATTCCTGTTGATGGAGGTTTCAGCGCATTCAGCGGAGTATAA
- a CDS encoding sugar kinase, translating into MQNSAKILCFGELLLHFAPDSEGNWLNEQSLKMYVGGAEYNVAAALSQWKNPVKLLSALPENFVGNQLESQLNNKGIEVLAEKTQGRIGTFYLSSDGDMQNASVVYDRFPSVFTQSDFETFSDDELFSEVKWLHISTITPALSDNAFRKCLQIMKEARARNITVSLDLNYRALLWQNQNPHKIKELMPFVNVLMGNIWAVGQFLDIQVEYELNGKFDDENLLKQAEKTALEIRRQFPEVEKVANTFRFTNGEQVNYFATLFADGQLLISEKYNSDKIDERVGSGDSFMAALIHGILKGNSDEQILEDATKVAFKKLFVKGDTIDESINIETL; encoded by the coding sequence ATGCAGAATTCAGCTAAAATACTATGTTTCGGGGAACTGCTTCTCCACTTTGCCCCGGATTCCGAAGGAAACTGGTTGAATGAGCAGTCTCTGAAGATGTATGTTGGCGGCGCTGAATATAATGTGGCAGCAGCACTTTCCCAGTGGAAGAATCCTGTGAAATTATTATCAGCTTTACCGGAAAATTTCGTAGGAAACCAGCTGGAATCCCAGCTTAACAATAAAGGAATAGAAGTCCTTGCAGAAAAAACTCAAGGGAGAATAGGAACATTTTACCTTTCTTCTGATGGAGATATGCAGAACGCTTCAGTAGTGTACGACCGCTTTCCGTCTGTTTTTACCCAATCGGATTTTGAAACTTTCAGTGATGATGAACTATTTTCAGAGGTAAAATGGCTGCATATCAGTACCATCACACCGGCATTGAGTGACAACGCATTCCGCAAATGTCTGCAAATCATGAAAGAAGCCAGAGCAAGAAATATTACGGTTTCCCTCGACCTGAATTACAGGGCGTTGCTTTGGCAAAATCAGAACCCTCACAAAATTAAAGAGCTGATGCCTTTTGTGAATGTTCTCATGGGAAATATCTGGGCTGTCGGGCAGTTCCTGGATATTCAGGTTGAATATGAACTTAACGGAAAATTTGATGATGAAAATCTTCTGAAACAGGCCGAAAAAACAGCATTGGAAATCAGAAGACAATTCCCGGAGGTGGAAAAAGTTGCGAATACCTTCCGCTTTACAAACGGAGAACAGGTGAATTACTTTGCCACCTTATTTGCTGATGGACAGCTTTTGATTTCAGAAAAATATAATTCAGATAAAATCGATGAAAGGGTAGGAAGCGGTGATTCTTTTATGGCCGCCTTGATTCATGGAATTTTAAAAGGAAATTCTGATGAGCAGATCCTTGAGGATGCGACAAAAGTTGCTTTTAAAAAACTTTTTGTAAAGGGAGATACCATTGATGAAAGCATTAATATCGAAACATTATGA
- the uxuA gene encoding mannonate dehydratase produces MEKTWRWFGKKDKIALSTLRQIGVEGIVSALHDIPNGEIWNSEAINDYKNYIESHGLRWSVVESLPVSEAIKYGGEDRDSLIENYIISLENLGKAGVTTVCYNFMPVLDWARTDLFHEWEDGSSSLYFDKAKFAYFEIHILKREGAEHDYDPEILQKVEELKNTLTEKDNHDLIDSVIVKTQGFVNGNIKEGELNPVEKFNSLLALYDGIDKHQLRQNMKYFLEKIMPVCEKWNIQMCVHPDDPPFSLLGLPRIVTNEEDIDWLLKAVDNPHNGLTFCAGSLSANLQNDVPKLAQKFAHRTKFVHLRSTNVFENGDFIEAHHLGGRGKLIEVIRVFEKENPDLPMRIDHGRLLTEDIDKGYNPGYSFLGRMLALGQIEGVMAAVQSELQKN; encoded by the coding sequence ATGGAAAAAACCTGGCGTTGGTTTGGCAAAAAAGACAAAATAGCACTCAGCACACTTCGTCAAATAGGAGTAGAAGGAATTGTTTCTGCCCTGCACGATATCCCAAACGGAGAAATCTGGAATTCAGAGGCCATCAATGATTATAAAAACTATATAGAAAGCCACGGACTTCGCTGGTCTGTTGTGGAAAGTCTTCCCGTGAGCGAAGCCATCAAATACGGAGGTGAAGACCGTGACTCTTTAATAGAAAATTATATCATAAGCCTTGAAAATCTTGGTAAAGCAGGTGTTACAACAGTTTGCTACAACTTCATGCCCGTTCTCGACTGGGCAAGAACCGACCTCTTTCACGAATGGGAAGATGGGTCATCCTCACTTTATTTTGACAAAGCCAAGTTTGCGTACTTCGAAATTCATATCCTTAAAAGAGAAGGAGCAGAACACGATTATGACCCTGAAATCCTTCAAAAAGTAGAAGAATTAAAAAATACATTAACAGAAAAAGATAATCATGACCTGATAGACTCAGTCATTGTAAAAACACAGGGATTCGTGAATGGAAATATCAAAGAAGGCGAATTGAATCCTGTAGAAAAGTTCAACAGTCTGCTGGCTTTGTACGATGGTATAGATAAGCATCAGCTTCGTCAGAACATGAAATATTTCCTTGAAAAAATAATGCCTGTATGCGAAAAATGGAATATCCAGATGTGTGTACATCCTGATGATCCGCCTTTTTCATTACTGGGCTTACCCAGAATAGTAACCAATGAAGAAGATATCGACTGGCTTCTGAAAGCTGTTGATAATCCTCACAACGGATTAACATTCTGTGCCGGATCTTTAAGCGCCAACCTTCAGAATGATGTTCCAAAGCTTGCGCAAAAATTTGCTCACCGTACCAAATTCGTTCACCTGAGAAGTACAAATGTCTTTGAAAACGGTGATTTTATCGAGGCTCATCATCTGGGAGGAAGAGGAAAGCTCATTGAAGTAATCCGTGTATTCGAAAAAGAAAATCCTGATCTTCCGATGAGAATTGACCATGGAAGACTTTTAACGGAAGATATTGACAAAGGATATAATCCCGGCTATTCATTTTTAGGAAGAATGCTGGCATTGGGCCAGATCGAAGGAGTAATGGCTGCAGTACAGTCGGAATTACAAAAAAATTAA
- a CDS encoding alpha/beta hydrolase: protein MNKSVVLALGFMLSGVFISAQVFDKKVPQDFDTEKKEIPHGKIDTIQYSSATVGTTRKALVYTPPGYKKGAQYPVLYLLHGIGGDEKEWFKNGTPQIILDNLYAKGKLSPMIVVLPNGRAMKDDRATGDIMAKDKVEAFATFEKDLLNDLIPFVEKKYPVKKNRIDRAIAGLSMGGGQTLNFGLGNIDKFAWVGAFSAAPNTKEPQVLLPDPSKAKDLQLLWISCGDQDRLMPFSKRTSDYLTDNKIPHIFYIEPGGHDFKVWKNDLYLFSQLLFKPVNQDEVNRILKSQ, encoded by the coding sequence ATGAATAAGTCAGTTGTATTAGCATTAGGTTTCATGCTGTCAGGAGTTTTTATTTCTGCACAGGTTTTTGATAAAAAAGTACCACAGGATTTCGATACAGAAAAAAAGGAAATTCCACACGGAAAAATTGATACTATACAGTATTCTTCGGCAACGGTTGGAACTACACGTAAAGCTTTGGTATATACGCCTCCCGGATATAAAAAAGGTGCTCAATATCCCGTTCTATATCTGCTACACGGTATTGGAGGAGATGAAAAAGAGTGGTTTAAAAATGGAACTCCGCAAATTATTTTAGATAATCTCTATGCCAAAGGAAAACTTTCTCCCATGATCGTTGTACTTCCCAACGGCCGGGCGATGAAGGATGACAGGGCAACCGGAGACATCATGGCAAAGGATAAAGTAGAAGCTTTTGCAACCTTTGAAAAAGACCTGCTGAATGATCTGATTCCCTTTGTAGAAAAAAAATATCCGGTTAAAAAAAACAGAATTGACAGAGCGATTGCCGGACTTTCCATGGGTGGCGGACAGACCCTGAATTTCGGACTGGGAAATATCGATAAGTTCGCATGGGTGGGAGCCTTTTCCGCAGCTCCAAATACAAAAGAACCTCAAGTTCTTCTCCCGGATCCATCCAAAGCTAAAGATTTACAACTTCTCTGGATCTCATGCGGAGACCAGGACAGGCTAATGCCTTTCAGTAAAAGAACGAGTGACTATCTTACAGACAATAAAATTCCCCATATTTTTTATATAGAACCGGGCGGTCACGATTTCAAAGTGTGGAAAAATGATTTGTATCTGTTCTCGCAACTGCTTTTCAAACCTGTCAATCAGGACGAGGTCAATCGTATTCTGAAGTCACAATAA
- a CDS encoding bifunctional 4-hydroxy-2-oxoglutarate aldolase/2-dehydro-3-deoxy-phosphogluconate aldolase, with protein MSEILQKIKDQKIVPLFYNESFEVSKIIVKALYEAGIRVIEYTNRGHQALENFTKLKEISHTEFPGLLLGIGTVKNIKEMDDYAHAKADFIITPVISEALVKHAFEKNILLIPGCFTPSDINIAYQKGLKLVKIFPADSLGKNYIKSVQPVFPGMNFMPTGGIHAETEDISEWLNGGAIAAGLGSSLIGKDNNEDELTLKTKKLLQQLNQ; from the coding sequence ATGAGTGAAATACTACAAAAAATAAAAGACCAGAAAATAGTTCCGTTATTCTATAACGAATCGTTTGAGGTCTCAAAAATTATCGTAAAAGCTTTATACGAAGCAGGAATCCGTGTGATAGAATATACCAACCGCGGCCATCAGGCATTGGAAAATTTCACTAAGCTGAAAGAAATTTCCCATACAGAATTTCCTGGTCTTCTGTTAGGAATCGGAACGGTGAAAAACATAAAAGAAATGGATGATTATGCTCATGCAAAAGCAGATTTTATCATTACACCAGTGATCAGTGAAGCATTGGTAAAACATGCCTTTGAAAAAAATATACTTCTGATTCCGGGCTGTTTTACCCCTTCCGATATCAATATTGCCTATCAGAAGGGTTTAAAACTGGTTAAAATATTCCCGGCTGATTCTTTAGGGAAGAACTACATCAAATCGGTACAGCCTGTTTTTCCGGGAATGAATTTCATGCCCACCGGAGGAATCCATGCTGAAACTGAAGATATCAGTGAATGGCTCAATGGAGGTGCCATAGCAGCAGGGCTGGGAAGCTCTCTCATCGGAAAAGATAATAATGAAGATGAACTGACTCTGAAAACAAAAAAATTATTACAACAACTTAATCAATAA
- a CDS encoding MFS transporter, with translation MQAPQNRNIRWWMLSLVFLATTINYLDRQVMGLLKPVLEKEFSWDEKDYSYIVMAFTTTYAIGYMAMGRFIDRVGTKIGYAVSLIVWSLASIGHGFVKSTIGFIIARSTLGISEAGNFPAAIKSVAEWFPKKERALATGIFNSGATVGAILAPLLVPFILGHYGWRQTFVWIGALGMVWIILWWKFYTIPEKAKNISKEELQYIKSDQAEKAEEKTKIPLSELLKYKVTWSFAIGKMLTDPIWYFFMFWLPAYFSDVFKMDLTKPSLPLIIIYSGTTIGSIGGGYLSSFLIKKGWAIGRARSITMLLFALMVVPVMFSKYVDNMWMITIIIALATAAHQGWGANLMTTVGDQLPNNYVSSVIGFGGMLGSAAGIIFPLFIGIVLDAFKKSGNINGGYNIIFFIAGISYVTAWGLIKIINRKKTL, from the coding sequence ATGCAGGCTCCTCAAAACCGCAATATAAGATGGTGGATGCTGTCTCTTGTCTTCCTCGCCACTACGATCAATTATCTTGACCGTCAGGTAATGGGTTTGCTGAAACCTGTGCTGGAAAAAGAATTCAGCTGGGATGAAAAAGATTACAGTTATATCGTCATGGCCTTTACCACGACTTATGCCATCGGGTATATGGCCATGGGAAGGTTTATAGACAGGGTAGGAACCAAAATCGGGTATGCGGTTTCCCTTATTGTATGGAGTCTTGCCTCAATAGGACATGGTTTTGTAAAAAGTACCATCGGGTTTATCATTGCGAGAAGTACCTTAGGTATTAGTGAAGCAGGAAATTTCCCTGCTGCCATCAAATCAGTGGCTGAATGGTTTCCCAAAAAAGAAAGAGCACTGGCTACGGGAATTTTTAACTCAGGAGCGACGGTGGGAGCTATTTTGGCGCCGCTATTGGTTCCGTTCATTCTTGGGCATTACGGCTGGAGACAGACCTTTGTATGGATTGGTGCTTTGGGCATGGTTTGGATTATTCTTTGGTGGAAATTTTATACCATACCGGAAAAAGCCAAAAATATCAGCAAGGAAGAATTGCAGTACATAAAAAGCGATCAGGCTGAAAAAGCAGAGGAAAAAACCAAAATTCCTTTATCGGAATTACTGAAATATAAAGTAACATGGTCATTTGCCATCGGTAAAATGTTAACCGATCCTATCTGGTATTTCTTCATGTTCTGGCTTCCGGCGTATTTCTCGGATGTATTCAAAATGGATTTAACAAAACCATCCCTTCCATTGATTATTATTTACAGCGGAACTACCATCGGAAGTATTGGCGGAGGTTATCTCTCATCATTTCTGATCAAAAAAGGCTGGGCCATTGGAAGGGCCAGAAGTATTACAATGTTATTATTTGCATTAATGGTGGTTCCGGTCATGTTCTCAAAATATGTAGATAATATGTGGATGATCACGATCATCATTGCCTTGGCAACAGCTGCGCATCAAGGATGGGGAGCCAATCTTATGACTACGGTCGGAGATCAGTTGCCTAATAATTATGTCAGTTCTGTCATTGGTTTTGGCGGAATGCTGGGCTCAGCGGCAGGAATTATTTTTCCGCTTTTTATTGGAATTGTTCTCGACGCTTTTAAAAAATCAGGAAACATCAACGGGGGCTACAACATTATATTTTTCATAGCCGGAATATCCTATGTTACAGCCTGGGGATTGATTAAAATAATCAACCGCAAGAAAACCTTATAA